The nucleotide sequence CCCCGATGAAAGGCCTGATGATGGACCTGGACGAACGGCTCATGACGGCAACTCCGCCACTTCTTCAGCGTGGCGACGAGCTACACGACCAGCTCGCAGCTCTCGTCGCCACGACGGAGGCGAAGGCCCGCCCACGAAGGTCACCTCGCATCGTTGGCGTGATCGCCACCACCACGGCTCTACTGTTCAGCGGTGGACTCGCGGTTGCCGTGGCCCAGAAACTGATGTCGCCCGAGATCCCGGTCGTGTGCCCCGACGGACAGACCACACACTTCGATGTCGAGTTCTACACCCACGACGAAATGGGCGGCGAGCCCATGACCCAGGACTGGCCGCATGACATCCAGGTCAAGACCCGCGACGCGGCAAACGGCTTCGCCGCCAGCTATGACTGGGCGTCCATCGACCGCAACGAGGCACGCAGTGACTTCCGCGAGAGCGAGAAGGAGCTGTTGACTCAGCCAGAGGCCGCCCCTCGCGTGTCAGACTGGGAAGCGGAGATGAGCGGCACGCTGCGCGTCTTCTACGACGACCTCGAGGTCTATCTCGCGTCCAGGGGCCTCCCGATGGAAACGATCAGCTCAGTCTCCGGGTACCTCGAGTGCGGCGAGAAGTGAGCGCCGAGCTGCGCGCTGCCCTGCGCCTCAACGCCGACGACCTACTCGCCTACTTCGAGCGGCGTGTGGACCCGCGCGACGACGCTGCGGACCTCCTTGCCGAGACCATGCTCCAGGCTTGGCGCCGCCTCGCTGACGCCCCTGCGGAGGCAACACCGCTGAGGATGTGGCTGTTTGGCATCGCGCGAAACGTGCTCGCAAACCAACGGCGCGGTCGGCGTCGACGTCTGGCGCTGGCCGCCAAGCTTCGGTCCCAGTTCACGGTTCCGATTACAGCGTCACCTGAGGACGCTGTCACGGTCAGGGCGGCGATTGACAACCTGGGCCCCGACCAGCGCGACCTGGTCACCCTCGTCCACTGGGACGGGTTCACGGTCGCGGAAGCCGCCGAAGTGCTCGGGGTCAACCCGTCGACGGCCCGCAGCCGCTACGCCGCGGCAAAGCAGCAGCTCCGCGAGGCCCTGCAGCCTGCGGAATCGCTCTGCGGCTGACGACCCGCCGATTCGACGCCCTCCGCCTTACTCCTGAGCCAGGACGAACGGCAGCACGACCGACGCGCCGGCCTGGCGCAGCAGCCGGGCGGCGAAGGTGAGCGTCCAGCCGGAGTCGGTGCGGTCGTCGACCAGCAGGATCCGACGACCGGGCAGACCGGCGCGCGCCTGGTCGGACAGCGCCAGCTCCAGCCTGCCGGCGATGCCGGCCAGCCGCAGCGCCGAGCCGACGTCGTGCCGGCCCGGTTCGGAGCCATCCTTGGGCCGGATCTCGCCGACGATCGGCCGGTCGAGGATCCTTCCCAACCCCTGGGCCAGATGCTCGACGAGCCGGGGCCGGGTGGCGGAGGCGAGGTAGACGATCCCGTCGATCTCGGACGCCTCCGGCCACGCCTCCAGGACGCGGGCCAGTGCGTGCCTGAGCGGCACGGGCACCTCGGAGTCGGGGGCGTCGGGCGCGAAGAGGTCGCGCAGCGGCGCGGACCAGCCGAGGCCGTCGAGCCGGGCGACGGCGCGGCCGGCCTCGGCCTGCTCGTCGACGGGGATGCGGCCGGAGAGGCTCACGCCGAGCGCGCTCATGCCCGAGGGCCACTGCCGACGCGCCGTGATCTCGATGCCTGGGCGGTCCATCGCGGCGCGGGCGGCGTCGATGGCCGCGCGGTCGGGCAACGGCGGGAGGTGCAGGTCGGAGCAGCGGTCGCAGCGACCGCAGCGCCAGCCGTCGACCAGCTCGGGGTCGTCGAGCTGGGCGCGCAGGAACGCCATGCGGCACCCGGCGGTGGCCTCGTAGTCCTTCATGGCCTGCTGCTCGTGGAGCCGGGACTGCTCGACGCGCTCGTATCGCTCGGCGTCATAGGTCCACGACTGCCCCGTGGCCGTCCAGCCGCCCTTGACGCGGCGGACGGCGCCGTCGACGTCCAGCACCTTCAGCATCTGCTCCAGGCGGCTGCGCTTGAGATCGACGTAGGTCTCGAGCTTCGGCAGCGACATCGTGCCGTGTTCCCCCAGCACCGACAGCGCCTCGCGAACCTGGCGCTCGGCGGGAAACGCCAGCGACCCGAAGTAGCTCCAGATCGCGCCGTCCTCCTCGCCGGGAACGAGCACGACGGTGGCGTCGGCAACGCCGCGACCCGCACGTCCGACCTGCTGGTAGTACGCGATGGGCGAGCTCGGCGCGCCGAGGTGGATCACGAAGCCGAGGTCCGGCTTGTCGAAGCCCATGCCGAGTGCGCTTGTCGCGATGAGCGCCTTGACTCGGTTGGCCAGCAGGTCGGCCTCGAGTTGCTCGCGCTCGGCGTTGTCGGTCTGTCCGGTGTACGCCCGGGCGTCGATTCCCCGCTCGCGGAGCTGCTCCGCGACCTGGTTCGCGGCCGCGACCGTGAGCGTGTACACGATGCCGGACCCCTGGAAGCTCTGCAGCGCCTCCACGAGCCACGCGACCCTGGTCGGCTGGTCCGTCACCGGCAGCACGGCCAGGTGCAGCGACTCGCGGTCCAGCGAGCCACGCAGGACCAGCACGTCCTCGGCCCTGCCGTCGGCATGCACGGCCAGCTGCTCGGCGACGTCGCGCGTGACGCGCTCGTTGGCGGTCGCCGTGGTCGCCAGCACCGGGATGTTGACCGGCAGGTTGGCGATCAGGTCCCTGATGCGCCGGTAGTCGGGCCGGAAGTCGTGGCCCCAGTCGGAGACGCAGTGCGCCTCGTCGACCACGATGAGCCCGGCGTCGGCGGACAGGCGCGGCAGCACGGTGTCGCGGAAGTCCGGGTTGTTGAGGCGCTCGGGCGAGCAGAGGAGCACGTCGATGTCGCCTGAGGAGATGCGTTCGCGCACCTCGTCCCACTCGGTCACGTTGGCCGAGTTCATCGTCACGGCCCGGATGCCGGCCCGCTCGGCCGCGGCGATCTGGTCGCGCATCAGCGCGAGCAGCGGCGAGATGATGACTGTGGGCCCGGCGTCGCGGGCGCGCAGCAGCGCCGTCGCGACGAAGTAGACGGCCGACTTGCCCCAGCCGGTGCGCTGCACGACCAGCACGCGGCGGCGGTCGTTGACCAGCGCCTCGATCGCCGACCACTGGTCCTCGCGCAGCGCCACGTCGTCGCGGCCGACGAGGCGACGGAGCACGGTCTCGGCCTCGTCGCGTGGCGCGGGAGGCCACTCGGCGACGGTGGTGCGCTCCAGCGGCCCCGCCGACTGACGGGGTTCCGGCTCGATGCCCCGGCGCGGGAGGCCGGCCTCCCAGCCCGCGCCGTGGAGGTCGTCGGGTGGCAGGAAGTCGTCCTCCGGCGGCGGCGCCCAGTCGTCGTCCGGTGGAACGTCGCTCCAGTCATCGCGCATGGGCTCCACCCTAGGCACCCCCACCGACAGTCACCCGCTCGGGTCGTTGAGGTCATCGACGATCCCGGGTCGTTGAGCCTGTCGATGCCGCCGGGTCGATGAGCACTTCGACAAGCTCAGCACAGGCCTGTCGAAGCGCCCTGAGCGAAGCGAAGGGGTCCAACCCGAGACCTCCGCCTCGCTCCGCTCGGCGCCCTTCGACGAGCTCAGGGAACCGAACGGGACACGCTCGGAACCGTGTCGGTCAGCCCTTGTCTCAGCCCAGCCGGGTCGGTGAGCCCTTCAATGCCACCGGGTCGTTGAGCACTTCGACAAGCTCAGCACAGGCCTGTCGAACCGCCCTGAGCGAAGCGAAGGGTCCAACCCGAGACCTCCGCCTCGCTCCGCTCGGCGCCCTTCGACGAGCTCAGGGAACCGAAGACAGGCTCAGGGAACCGAAGACCCGCTCAAGGAACCGATGACAGGCTCATGGAGCCGAAGGAGACACCTTCAGGGAACCGAAGTCAGGCTCAGGGAACCGAAGTGGACGACCTCAGCCGATCAGCAGATCTTCCGGGACGTTGCGGTCGAGCTCGGACAGCCAGGCGGCCGACGACGCGTCGGACGGCATCCGCCAGTCGCCGCGCGGCGACAGCGACCCGCCCGCCAGCACTTTCGGGCCGTTGGGGATTGCCGTGCGCTTGAACTGGTTGCTGAAGAAGCGGCGCAGGAACACGCGCATCCACTTCTTGATGGTGGCGAGGTCGTATGACGTCCTGTCCTCGTCCGGGTAGCCGGCCGGCCAGTCGCCGGCCGCCTCGTCGCGCCAGGCGTGCCAGGCGAGGAACGCCGTCTTGCTGGGCCGGTAGCCGCGCCGCAGCAGGTAGTAGAGCGT is from Tessaracoccus palaemonis and encodes:
- a CDS encoding RecQ family ATP-dependent DNA helicase is translated as MRDDWSDVPPDDDWAPPPEDDFLPPDDLHGAGWEAGLPRRGIEPEPRQSAGPLERTTVAEWPPAPRDEAETVLRRLVGRDDVALREDQWSAIEALVNDRRRVLVVQRTGWGKSAVYFVATALLRARDAGPTVIISPLLALMRDQIAAAERAGIRAVTMNSANVTEWDEVRERISSGDIDVLLCSPERLNNPDFRDTVLPRLSADAGLIVVDEAHCVSDWGHDFRPDYRRIRDLIANLPVNIPVLATTATANERVTRDVAEQLAVHADGRAEDVLVLRGSLDRESLHLAVLPVTDQPTRVAWLVEALQSFQGSGIVYTLTVAAANQVAEQLRERGIDARAYTGQTDNAEREQLEADLLANRVKALIATSALGMGFDKPDLGFVIHLGAPSSPIAYYQQVGRAGRGVADATVVLVPGEEDGAIWSYFGSLAFPAERQVREALSVLGEHGTMSLPKLETYVDLKRSRLEQMLKVLDVDGAVRRVKGGWTATGQSWTYDAERYERVEQSRLHEQQAMKDYEATAGCRMAFLRAQLDDPELVDGWRCGRCDRCSDLHLPPLPDRAAIDAARAAMDRPGIEITARRQWPSGMSALGVSLSGRIPVDEQAEAGRAVARLDGLGWSAPLRDLFAPDAPDSEVPVPLRHALARVLEAWPEASEIDGIVYLASATRPRLVEHLAQGLGRILDRPIVGEIRPKDGSEPGRHDVGSALRLAGIAGRLELALSDQARAGLPGRRILLVDDRTDSGWTLTFAARLLRQAGASVVLPFVLAQE
- a CDS encoding RNA polymerase sigma factor — its product is MSAELRAALRLNADDLLAYFERRVDPRDDAADLLAETMLQAWRRLADAPAEATPLRMWLFGIARNVLANQRRGRRRRLALAAKLRSQFTVPITASPEDAVTVRAAIDNLGPDQRDLVTLVHWDGFTVAEAAEVLGVNPSTARSRYAAAKQQLREALQPAESLCG